One Spirochaeta africana DSM 8902 genomic window carries:
- a CDS encoding low molecular weight protein-tyrosine-phosphatase: MKKIMFVCMGNICRSPIAQAVFEHKLKERELEAHYEAESSGTHGYHVGEDADARMRKTAAGHGVHFHHPAQKFLVSFLDQYHLVLAMDQGNYDDIRYAAAGHPNLNRLHKFRAFDPEGSEADDVPDPYYGGDQGFELVYQMVDRTCDALIDYLEKLRQQTH, encoded by the coding sequence ATGAAGAAGATAATGTTTGTATGTATGGGTAACATCTGCCGCAGCCCGATTGCGCAGGCAGTGTTTGAACACAAACTCAAGGAGCGGGAGCTGGAAGCGCACTACGAAGCAGAGTCTTCCGGTACTCACGGGTATCATGTCGGTGAGGATGCAGACGCCCGCATGCGCAAGACTGCCGCCGGGCACGGGGTGCATTTCCATCACCCGGCCCAGAAATTTCTGGTTTCATTTCTGGATCAGTATCATCTGGTGCTGGCGATGGATCAGGGCAACTATGATGATATTCGCTACGCTGCCGCCGGACACCCCAATCTGAACCGCCTTCACAAGTTTCGGGCATTCGACCCCGAGGGATCCGAGGCAGATGATGTGCCGGATCCGTATTACGGGGGTGATCAGGGCTTCGAACTGGTGTATCAGATGGTTGATCGCACCTGCGATGCGTTGATAGACTACCTGGAGAAGCTGCGGCAGCAGACACACTGA
- a CDS encoding fructosamine kinase family protein, whose amino-acid sequence MSNFTVVETETLQQGITRLFGGDSTISESTPVAGGCINQGRRLRLSTGTTLFCKKNTLENEGMFLAEAQGLAALIGLCSRVAGPRVPEPVGLIQTAHNQYLLLEWIDTGRKTLRSTQEFAVALAALHSAVVTTDELPGSVPRAAADETVPIPEAGSPVRQYGFVGNNYIGSTPQINTWNTSWVDFFARHRLGYQLDLARRNGLTNSSMLTLADAVLQRLPELLPEPDHPSMLHGDLWSGNIMVDAHGSMVLIDPAVYLGHYEADLAMMELFGSPGPSFYEAYEHTAPLEPGYEDRRELYNLYHLLNHLNLFGGSYRGSVMRVLERFS is encoded by the coding sequence ATGTCGAACTTTACCGTGGTGGAGACCGAAACCCTGCAGCAGGGGATAACCCGACTGTTCGGTGGTGATTCCACCATCAGTGAGAGTACGCCGGTTGCCGGTGGCTGCATCAACCAGGGGCGGCGGCTCCGGCTGAGCACCGGCACCACCCTGTTCTGCAAAAAAAACACCCTGGAAAACGAGGGCATGTTCCTGGCAGAAGCCCAGGGACTGGCCGCCTTGATCGGTCTCTGCTCCCGGGTTGCCGGGCCGCGTGTGCCCGAACCCGTCGGTCTGATTCAGACAGCCCACAACCAGTACCTGCTGCTCGAATGGATTGATACCGGGCGCAAGACCCTGCGAAGTACCCAGGAGTTTGCGGTGGCCCTGGCCGCCCTGCACTCAGCGGTGGTTACCACCGATGAACTCCCGGGCAGTGTTCCCCGCGCAGCGGCAGACGAAACGGTGCCAATCCCGGAGGCCGGCAGTCCGGTACGGCAGTACGGTTTTGTCGGCAACAATTACATCGGCAGCACCCCGCAGATAAATACCTGGAACACCTCATGGGTGGATTTCTTTGCCAGACATCGGCTCGGGTATCAGCTTGATCTTGCCCGGCGCAACGGGCTGACCAACTCCAGCATGCTTACCCTGGCCGATGCAGTGCTACAGCGACTGCCGGAACTGCTTCCTGAGCCTGATCATCCCTCGATGCTGCATGGCGACCTCTGGAGCGGCAATATCATGGTCGACGCTCATGGATCCATGGTCCTGATCGATCCGGCTGTGTATCTGGGGCATTACGAGGCCGATCTGGCCATGATGGAGCTGTTCGGCAGCCCTGGTCCCAGCTTTTATGAGGCATACGAACACACTGCGCCACTTGAGCCGGGGTACGAGGATCGCCGCGAACTGTATAACCTGTATCACCTGCTGAATCATCTGAACCTCTTTGGCGGCAGTTACCGCGGTTCGGTGATGCGTGTACTTGAACGTTTCTCCTGA